One genomic segment of Suricata suricatta isolate VVHF042 chromosome 16, meerkat_22Aug2017_6uvM2_HiC, whole genome shotgun sequence includes these proteins:
- the ZFP36 gene encoding mRNA decay activator protein ZFP36 produces MDLAAIYEKLLSLSPDLPSDHGETESSASWASSGLWSLSSSDSSPAGVGARLPGRSTSLVEGRSCGWVPPPPGFAPLAPRPGPELSPSPTSPTATPTTSSRYKTELCRTFSESGRCRYGAKCQFAHGLGELRQASRHPKYKTELCHKFYLQGRCPYGSRCHFIHNPSEDLAAPGHPHVLRQSISFSGLPSGRRTSPPPAGLAGPSLSSCSFSPSSSPPPPPGDLPLSPSAFSAAPGTPVARRDPAPACCPSCRRATPSSVWGPLGGLARSPSAHSLGSDPDDYASSGSSLGGSDSPVFEAGVFGPPQPPAAPRRLPIFNRISVSE; encoded by the exons ATGGATCTCGCCGCCATCTACGAG AAACTCCTGTCGCTGAGCCCTGACCTGCCATCTGACCACGGAGAGACCGAGTCCAGCGCAAGCTGGGCCTCCTCCGGGCTCTGGAGCCTCAGCTCATCCGACAGCAGCCCGGCTGGAGTGGGTGCCCGTCTGCCTGGCCGCTCCACTAGCCTGGTGGAGGGTCGAAGCTGTGGCTGGGTGCCGCCACCCCCAGGCTTCGCACCCCTGGCTCCGCgcccaggccctgaactgtcaccTTCACCCACCTCACCTACTGCGACCCCCACCACCTCATCCCGCTACAAGACTGAGCTGTGTCGGACCTTCTCAGAGAGTGGGCGCTGCCGCTACGGGGCTAAGTGCCAGTTTGCCCATGGCCTGGGCGAGCTGCGCCAGGCCAGTCGCCACCCCAAGTACAAGACCGAGCTCTGCCACAAGTTCTACCTCCAAGGCCGCTGCCCCTATGGCTCACGCTGCCACTTCATCCACAACCCCAGCGAGGATCTGGCGGCTCCTGGGCACCCCCATGTGCTGCGCCAGAGTATCAGCTTCTCAGGCCTACCCTCCGGCCGCAGAACATCACCTCCACCAGCGGGCCTGGCAGGCCCTTCCCTGTCGTCctgctccttttctccctccagctcccccccaccgccacctGGGGACCTCCCCCTTTCaccctctgctttctctgctgCCCCTGGGACCCCCGTGGCCCGAAGGGACCCTGCCCCAGCCTGTTGCCCCTCCTGCCGAAGGGCTACCCCCAGTAGCGTctgggggcccttgggtggccTGGCTCGGAGCCCCTCTGCGCACTCCCTGGGATCTGATCCTGACGACTATGCCAGCAGTGGCAGCAGCCTGGGGGGTTCCGACTCACCGGTCTTCGAGGCTGGGGTTTTTGGGCCACCTCAGCCACCTGCGGCCCCCCGGCGCCTCCCCATTTTCAATCGAATCTCGGTTTCTGAGTGA
- the MED29 gene encoding mediator of RNA polymerase II transcription subunit 29, whose product MAASQQQAAAASSAAGVSGPGSSGGPGPQQQPQPSAQLVGPAQGGLLQQQQQDFDPVQRYKMLIPQLKESLQTLMKVAAQNLIQNTNIDNGQKSSDGPIQRFDKCLEEFYALCDQLELCLRLAHECLSQSCDSAKHSPTLVPTATKPDAVQPDSLPYPQYLAVIKAQIACAKDIHTALLDCANKVTGKTPAPPTGPGGTL is encoded by the exons ATGGCTGCGTCCCAGCAGCAGGCTGCTGCGGCTTCGTCGGCTGCCGGAGTGTCGGGCCCGGGTTCGTCTGGTGGCCCGGGTCCCCAGCAGCAGCCGCAACCATCAGCACAGCTGGTGGGGCCTGCCCAGGGCGGGCTTTTGCAGCAACAGCAACAGGACTTCGATCCAGTGCAGCGTTATAAGATGCTTATCCCGCAATTGAAGGAGAGTCTGCAG ACCTTGATGAAAGTTGCAGCCCAGAACTTGATTCAGAACACTAACATTGACAACGGACA AAAGAGCAGTGACGGACCTATACAGCGCTTTGACAAGTGTCTGGAGGAGTTCTACGCACTCTGTGACCAGCTGGAGCTCTGCCTG CGCCTGGCACATGAGTGCCTGTCCCAGAGTTGTGACAGCGCCAAGCACTCTCCGACGCTGGTGCCCACGGCCACCAAACCGGACGCGGTGCAGCCTGACAGCCTGCCCTACCCACAGTACCTGGCCGTCATCAAAGCCCAGATTGCCTGTGCCAAGGACATTCATACCGCTCTGCTGGACTGTGCCAACAAGGTCACGGGCAAGACACCTGCACCGCCTACAGGCCCTGGGGGCACCCTGTGA